The Anopheles moucheti chromosome 3, idAnoMoucSN_F20_07, whole genome shotgun sequence genome contains the following window.
ATACTTACtcgaacattaaaaaaaaacaggaattgCAGGAAATAAATGgaacaaatataaaacaagCCAAAAAGGAGGATAAGCTAAACGAAGGTACATATTGCATTGCGATGAGAGTAAATTGCGTTTTCCGATTCAGTAGCAAAATATCGACGTTACAAtaagttctatcaggaatggaAGAGTACGATAAATTCTCTAACCCATTGAAAATTGAATCACCTCGAATGAAAGCTTCCTCCGGGTATTATTGTTAACGATTATAAAGGGGCAGAACATTATGTCACCGGACATGGTTGGGTGTGGGGCGCATAAGTTGGGCTAATTTATTATATAATTATGCGTTTTacgttaaaaaaatgaaattttctaaCTGACGCAGAACTTTGTCCGAAGTTTTAAGAACGTCTATCGCTTGCTTGCGACTTCTGGTAGGGCATCAACAATTCGTACAAGTTGTGGTTCTTCGATGCCTTCGAGTCCTGTCTGCCGATGCGCAGCTCATCTCATCAGCGATGCATCCAGTTTTCTAGAATGATCTACCGATTTACGTAGCTGCCCTTATGATATGCTATACTGCTTGGTGACCATCAGTAAGATAGGGTAACCCCATATGTCGAACTTGTTCACATTTAGAACCACTGTTCATTCTCCCCGCGGAACCTATTTTGGATAatttcagtatttttttttgctttgatcACCAAAGCGCTAGCTTGTTCGTTGGCTGCAATTCTTATAAATTCTAACGCTATTTATTCTCAGCCTGGAAAGACTTCCAAAGGGacagaaaacgcaaaaaaccaacaataaGAGACTTGTGCCAGACCGGTGACCATAGCAAGATAGATCAAAAAGTGTGCAGGGAAAAGTAAAGTATAGATATAAAACATTGAATAATCAAACAAGTAAAACCAAGCAAAACATGTAGCAAAACGAGAAACGATACAAATCGAACAAAAATATTACGAAGGCATTGGTTCAAGAACAAACACAGGTAGAATCTGCGTGTAAAACATTAACTCACCAAAACCAAGAACGCTTTTTCGCATTAAAAGAAACAAGATGTGCTGTTTTAAGCATATAAATTGGATAGCCAGTAAAGTATGGAACTAACCTTAATAAATTCCGTCACTGAACCTGCACGGGATCTCATTCTCGCAACAAAGAACGTCATACAAGAGATaaaaagaacaagaaaaaaacacattaagtAATAATTAGTAACGTTTAATAGTAAGCTAAATAATGGAAGAAAATACAACGGGAACCACAGAGCATTCGACACAGCAAGGGGAGGATAATTGCAGGGTGTAAATGCgctatttaataaaatttaattacactttCTCATAGCGTTTCGTGTGTATGTCTATTTCATAAATTACTCAACAAAACGATACATATTTCTAACTTGGTTCCGAACCTCCTAACGTCGCTGGTTTCGATACATTTCGGAACCCTTGCGGGCCAGCTGGTCCGCCCGCTCGTTACCCAGATTGCCACGGTGTGCATCAACGTGGTTCCATTTGACCTGCATATTGCCCGTACGCAGCTCGCGATCAAGCTCCTGGAAGTCGGCCTTATTCTTCACCGGACCACCGTTGGCCAGTGTCCAGTCGCGCTCCTTCCATCCCGGCATCCACTTGGTGGCAGAATCGATCAAAAACTTCGAATCCGTGTTGATGGCCAGTCGCTGAACCCCATTCTCACGAGCGGTCCGTATGGCCGAAGAGGCGGCCTGAATTTCGCCACAATTGTTCGTGGCCCGTCCGCTCACCGGTTTAGAAGTGTTCCTGTAAAAGACAAGCAAAATGGCGTATGTTAATCACTCCCTGCTTAGATACTACCAGTTTACAACAGTTATCCTTACAATGCGTGTCCTTCGTCGAAGTACACCCCGAAACCAGCAGCCGCTCGCGATGTTCCGTTGCCCTCGCACGAACCATCCGTGTACACTTTCACAAATCCATCCTCGTCCCGTTGGAAGTTGTGTCCTCGGTAGTTGGCCATTTTGCGCGAACCAGGATGGATGATATTTGCTCCAACAAGATATCACTTCACTTGCTCAATACTTGATCGAACGGTTGCTAACGTTGAACTGCCGGATGAACTGCGCTTCGAACTTCGTGCACCACTGCTTTCACCAAT
Protein-coding sequences here:
- the LOC128301166 gene encoding ribonuclease H1-like, which translates into the protein MANYRGHNFQRDEDGFVKVYTDGSCEGNGTSRAAAGFGVYFDEGHALNTSKPVSGRATNNCGEIQAASSAIRTARENGVQRLAINTDSKFLIDSATKWMPGWKERDWTLANGGPVKNKADFQELDRELRTGNMQVKWNHVDAHRGNLGNERADQLARKGSEMYRNQRR